The Parcubacteria group bacterium genome includes a region encoding these proteins:
- a CDS encoding undecaprenyl-diphosphate phosphatase codes for MDIFQSIILGIVQGLGEFLPISSTAHLVLVPYFTGWKDPGLAFDIALHLGTLIALVIFFGKDWIVIIKLALSGSKVIKYETDSYLNNKNILWLIVIATIPGVIFGFLFEDKAETVFRNPLLIALALSFFGLILFLSDKYLKHKKNISSIGIWDSIVIGFSQAAAIIPGVSRSGATITAGLFRGLNRVDAARFSFLLSTPIIFGAAFLKLPELFSEGFDLGIIFGVFFSALSGYLAIKYLLKFVEKYSYAAFFWYRLGLAALIVLFYALG; via the coding sequence ATGGATATTTTTCAATCAATAATTTTGGGTATTGTTCAGGGGCTGGGAGAATTTTTGCCGATTTCTTCGACGGCGCATCTGGTGCTAGTGCCATATTTTACCGGATGGAAAGATCCTGGCTTGGCTTTTGACATAGCGCTTCATTTGGGAACATTAATAGCGCTAGTGATATTTTTTGGGAAAGACTGGATAGTAATAATCAAGTTGGCACTTTCTGGTTCGAAGGTTATTAAATATGAAACAGATAGTTATTTGAATAATAAAAATATTCTGTGGCTGATAGTTATTGCAACCATACCAGGAGTTATATTCGGTTTTTTATTTGAGGATAAAGCGGAAACAGTTTTTCGAAATCCCTTGTTAATCGCTCTTGCTTTGAGTTTTTTTGGATTGATATTATTTTTGTCAGATAAATACTTGAAGCACAAAAAGAACATTAGCAGTATTGGCATTTGGGATTCGATTGTAATCGGATTTTCTCAAGCAGCAGCCATTATTCCTGGAGTTTCCCGTTCAGGAGCAACCATAACTGCCGGATTATTCAGGGGGTTAAACAGAGTGGACGCTGCTCGGTTTTCTTTTTTGCTTTCCACGCCAATAATTTTTGGAGCGGCTTTTCTAAAATTACCTGAATTATTTTCCGAAGGTTTTGATCTTGGAATTATTTTTGGAGTATTTTTTTCAGCGCTAAGCGGCTATTTGGCGATTAAATATCTCTTGAAATTTGTTGAGAAATACAGCTATGCAGCTTTTTTCTGGTATCGGCTAGGGTTGGCGGCGTTAATTGTCCTATTTTATGCGCTTGGGTAG